The Pseudomonas multiresinivorans DNA window CAGCCGCCGGTCCTCGATGCCCAGTCGCTGTACGTGACCTTGCGCGGCAAGGGCTTCAGCCGTGGCGCGCGGGTACTGGTGAATGGCCTGGAACGCGAGACGTCGCTGCCCGACAGTACGCGCCTGGCCTTCCAGCTGTTGCCCGAGGATGTGGCCGCTGCCGGCAGCCTGGCTGTGGTGGTGGTCAATCCGCCGCCCGGCGGTGGGCCTTCGGCGTCGCTGATGCTGGAGGTGAGCGCACCGCCTGTACCCGAACCGGAAGCAGAGCCGGCGAAGGCCGGGCCGGTGGCGATGGTGGTGGCGTCGGCCGAAGAAGATTCGGCGGTGGCGCTGCACTGAGCCACGGGTGGCTTTGGCCTCTGCAGGAGCGAGCTTGCTCGCGAACCGCGTCACGCCGGTGCTGCCGGTAGAACCGTTCGCTCCTATCCCAAACAGGAGATACGGAAACGAAAAAGGCCCCGCAATGGGGCCTTTTTCATGGGCAGAACCGGGTCACGCGCTGCTGTTCACCGTCTCGCGCTTGAGCGGTCTGGTCGCTGGCGCGTGGTGTTCGTCGTGGTCGTGATCGTCGACGATTACCGGTACTTCATTGCCTTCGGCATCAAACAGCTTGCCGTTCTGGAAGTAGTCGCCTTCGTTCAGCGCAGCGATGTCGCGGTAGCGCAGGGTGCGTTCCTCGGCGGCGACGAACACCGACTGCTGGTCCGAGTTGCCGGTCTTGAAGTGGTTGAACAGCAGGTTGAGGCCGATGGCCATGATCGCCGCCGAGCTGATGCCCGAGTGGAAGATGGTGGCGAACCAGCTGGGGAAGTGCTCGTAGAAGCTCGGCGCGGCGATCGGGATCATGCCGAAGCCGATGGAGGTGGCGACGATGATCAGGTTCATGTTGTTGCGGTAGTCGACCTTGGACAGCGTGCGGATACCGCTCGCCGCCACGGTGCCGAACAGCACCACCCCGGCGCCGCCGAGCACGGAGGAGGGCACCGCGGCGATCACCCGGCCCATCACCGGCAGCAGGCCGAGGGTCACCAGGATCAGGCCGCCGGTGGCTACCACGTAGCGGCTCTTGACGCCGGTCACGGCCACCAGGCCGACGTTCTGGGCGAACGCGCTCTGGGTGAAGGAGCCGAAGATCGGCGCCAGGATGCTGGAGGCCATGTCTGCGCGCAGGCCGTTGCCCAGGCGCTTGGAGTCTACCTTGGTGCCGATGATCTCACCGACGGCGAGGATGTCCGCCGAGGTCTCCACCAGGGTCACCATGATCACGATCAGCATCGAGATGATGGCGGCGATGTGGAAGGTCGGCAGGCCGAAGTGGAAGATCGACGGGAAGGCCACCATCGGGCCTTCGGCCACGCGGGAGAAGTCGGTCATGCCCAGGGCGGCGGCGATCACGGTGCCGATCACCATGGCCAGCAGGATCGACAGGCGCGAGATGGAGGCGCTGCCCAGCTTGCTCAGCAGCAGGACGATCACCAGGGTGAGCGCGGCCAGGCCGATGTTGGCCATGCTGCCGAAGTCCGGTGCCTTGGGGTTGCCGCCCATGGCCCAGCGCGCCGCCACCGGCATCAGCGTCAGGCCGATGGTGGTGATGACGATGCCGGTGACCATCGGCGGGAAGAACTTGGTGATACGCGAGAAGATCGGCGTGATCAGGAAGCCGATGAACGAGGCTGCCATCACCGCACCGAGCACGGCGGGCATGCCGCCGCCTTCATAGCCGCCACCGAGGATGGCGATCATGGTGGCGACGCCGGCGAAGGAAACGCCTTGCACCAGCGGCATCTGTGAGCCGAAGAAGGGGATGCCGAGGGTCTGCAGCAGGGTGGCGAGGCCACCGGCGAACAGCGAGGCGGCGATCAGCAGGCCGATTTCGCTGGGGGAGAGCCCGGCCGCCTGGCCGAGGATCAGGGGCACGGCGACGATGCCGCCGTACATGGTCAGAACGTGTTGCAGGCCGTACGCCAGGTTGGCGCCGATTCCGAGGTTCTCGTCTTCCGGGCGTGCTCCGGCGGACGCTACAGCTGAACGATCATTCATGGCTGAGGACTCGCTTGTTTTTGTTGTGCGGCCACTGTAGACAAAGTTCGTGGGAAATATCCACTGGTTTGTATACATTTTCGCGTCCTATGGTCCGGAATCTGACCGGGCGGTTAAGTGGTTTTTCCGTTGAGATGGCTCTGCAATCAGCGTTATGCATGAAATCCTGACTCGGGATGCTTTGCCCAAAATGTGTGCATTTCTGAATCCAAAAGCACCAGTTGGCTGCATGCAAAGCGCCGAAAGGTTCTTTGCGACCACCTGGGCACAGGACTTCGCAATTTGTGGGCCAGGGGTGCTTCGAGGGCGTTGCGTTCCCCTGTGAAGGCCGCTCCTGCTATAACCGTCCGTCACGATTTGCGCAGGACTGCTTCAGAAGATGGCCCTCCCGCCACTGCACAGTTTCAGGGTGTTCGAAAGCGTGGCCCGCCTGGGCAGCCTAGCGGCGGCTGCCGTCGAACTGCACGTCACCACCGGCGCGGTCAGCCAGCAGGTCAAGGCGCTGCAGGCCGGCCTGGGCGTGGAGCTGTTCGAGAAGCGCGGCCGCCAGTTGGTGCTGACTGCCAGTGGGCGGGCGCTGCAGAAGAGCGTGGCCAGTGCGATGGACGAGATCGGTGGGGCGGTCCTGGCGTTGCAGGCAGGAGGGCGCCCGGACGAGGAACGGGTGGATATCTGCCTGTCGATCCCCCCGGCCGAAGGCGTGGAGTGGCTGACCCGGCCGTTGTTGCGCTTCATGGAGGAGTCGAACTCGGTGCGGGTGAGCGTGATTACCGCGCCGGGCATGCCGCAGGTGGACTGGCGCCGCGCCGACGTGGCGGTGATCTACGGCACGCCGCCGTGGTCGGGTGTCTGGTGGCGCCTGCTGCACGGCATCCGCATGACGCCGGTGTGCAGTCCGCAGTACCTGCGCGGGCCGCTGGCCATCGTCGAGGCCGCCGACCTGGCGCGGCACCGGCTGCTCCACGAGGACGATGGCAGCCAGTGGCAGCAATGGCTGGCCGAGGCTGGCCACAGTCGGGGAGGCGCCGAGGACATCCATTTCGAGGATTTCGGCATGGTCCTGCAGGCGGCGCGCGATGGCTTCGGCGTGGCGCTCAGCGACGAGACGGTTTCACAGCGCGACCTGGACGAAGGCCGGCTGGTGCGCCCGCTGCCGATCTCGGTGGCGGCAGTGCACAACTACTACGTGGTCTGCCCCGAGGCGAAGCGGGAACGCCCGGAGGTCCGGGCGTTCATCGAGTGGTTGCTGTCGGTGGGGGAGTGACTCTCCGAGGACAGTCCCTGTAGCCATCCCGATGGCTCGGTGCCTGCTCTTTCCCCTCACCCCAGCCCTCTCCCGCAGGGAGAGGGGCAGACTGTGCCGGTTGACGCCGCAGTTTCATCCTGCACCGAACGGTCCCCTCTCCCGCGTGCGGGAGAGGGTTAGGGTGAGGGGCTCTGGATCTCGTGCTCAGTATCCATACCCCCGCCCATCCGTGAACTGGATGTCGGTCAGGATGCTGATGTCCTTCTCCACCTTGTACAGCTCCGAGCTCCTGATCAGTTCCGGGTCGCTGAAGGCTTCGCCCTTGGCGCGGCCGGCCTGGATCTGCTGCATCTTGTCGCGGACCGCGACGACGTCGGCGTAGGTCATGGCCGGCACCTTGCTCGGGTCCTCGTCGGCGTGGGCGCCGTAGAGGGTGGTCTGCGGGTTGATCACCTTCAGGGTGGCGTCCAGCGAGGCGACGTAATCCTTCAGGTTCCCCGCCAGCAGCCACGACGGATACAGGTGATCGCCGGAGAGCAGGATGTTGTGCGCCTCATCAAACAGCGCGACTTCGTCCGGCGTGTGGCCGGGCATGCTCAGCAGTCGCAGCTTGAGGCCGCCCAGGTCGATCACTTCATCGGGCTTCACCAGCCGCGAGACCTTGAAGGGCGCCAGCGTCATGTGGTCGATGTTGCCCAGGTAGACCGGCTCGGGAACCTGGTAGAGGCCGTCGGCGCGGCGGAATTTCGCGGTGAAGGGGGTATCCACCAGGTAGATGCTCTGGAAGTTGTGCAGACCGCCCAGATGGTCGAAGTGCAAGTGCGAGGGCAGCACCGAGAGCGGCTTGTCGGTGATCTGGCGGGCGACCTGGGTGATGTCTTCCTTCTGGTTCGCGCCGGAATCGAACATCAGCGCGTGGTCCGAACCCACCAGTAGGTACGAATAGTTCTTCTGGTAGTAGTTCGGCTCGCCGATGGCATAGAGGAAGTCCGTCAGCTTGTGTACCACGAAGGCCGCTTTCTCTACCTTGAGGGTATCGGCCTTGGGTGCTCCGGCCTTGGGCGCCTCGGCGGCGGTTGCGGCGAACGGAGCACCGAGCAGGGTGGTGGAAGCCAGGGCCAAGGCTTTGATCAATGTGCGCATGGGGCGCGAACCTCTGTTGTCGTTGTTTTGGGTGGGAATGGCGGCGGGTATTTCCGTCAGCCCATCTCAACGCTGGCGAGGGCGCACTTCAATCCACGATTTTTGTGGCCCGACAGTTCAGATCAGCTAAAGCCTGACGGTTTTGCGGTATCAGCAAAGTCGATTTGCGTTATTTCCTATAAGCAGGGCTAATCCTTCATTCGGGGATTTCATGGCAGCGAGTACGCCATGCCGGTAGAACTGCGCTGGTCGGGCGCGCTTTTCGCGCCCCATTCCCCCGTTACCGGAGCTATTCCAATGACGTCCAGATGGACCACTTTGCTGTGCGTGCTGAAAACCCTGTCTGTTGCCTGGGGCGACTACAACAAGCGCAACTTCGTTCGCCGCTGAGGTGGGCAATTCGATCGTCCGCATCCGCTGTACACCAAGGATTTCGCCATGCATCCCGTCACGCCTCGCATTGACCCCGCCATCGCTTCCATCGCCCCCGGCTTTCGGGCCCTGAGCATCACGGTCGAGGCCGCGCCCATCCGCCATCCGGCGGTGGCCGAACAAGCCCTGCAGCGAGCCTGCGCGGCGCTCCTGGCGGGCGAGCCGGCCTGGGCCGAGGCGCACCTGGCGGCGTGGGCCGAAGTGTTCCGCCGCTTTGGCGCCAAACCCCAGCGCACGCCCTGCTCGGCGGAGGCGCTGCGCAAGCGCGTATTGCGTGACGGCAGCCTGCCGGTGATCGATCCGGTGGTGGACCTGTACAACGCCATCAGCGTGCAGTTCGCGATTCCGGTGGGTGGGGAGAACCTCGCCGCCTACGCCGGAACCCCGCGCCTGGTGATCGCCGACGGCAATGAACTCTTCGACACGATGAAGGACGGCGCGCCGGCCCACGAATCGCCCGACGCCGGCGAAGTTGTCTGGCGTGACGACCTCGGTGTCACCTGTCGCCGCTGGAACTGGCGGCAGGGCGTGCGCACCCGCCTGGACGCCGAGGCGCAGCAAATGTGGTTCATCCTCGAAAGCCTGCCGGAAATGCCGCTGGAAGCCCTGCGCGAGGCGGGCGACCTACTGATCGTCGGGTTGCAGGAGATGATGCCGGGCGCCAAGGCCGAGGCGCAGTTGGTGGAGTGCCGGGGGTAAGCCTCTACTGCATGAGGCTCTTCAGGTAGGCGCAGAACATATCCGCCATCGCGTCGCTGAATGCATCGATCTGCTCGGCGCTGCGCGGGCTTTCCGAGAACTGCTTGCCCACCGAGCCAAGTGTCGTGGTGATCAACTCGCAAGCCAGCGTGCGTTGTGCTTCGGGAGCGAGCGGGAGGGCTTCGGCGATGAACGCCTGGAAAATCCCCTCGCCGGCGGCCTTGGCTTCCCGGGCCTCCGGCGCATCGCGGTAGAGCGGAGCAGCATCGCTCAGGGCGATACGCATGCGCGCCTCCTCGCACTCGGAGCGGATGAAGGCATGGACGAGGTTGCGCAGGCGCTGCAATGGCTCCTGCGTTTCATCCGCCAGCAGGCCGCGCAACATCTCCGTGGTTTGCCGCCACTCGTCGCTCTGCAGGCGGAACAGGATCGCCGCCTTGTTCGGGAAGTACTGGTACAGCGAGCCGACGCTGACCCCGGCGCGCTCGGCCACCCGCGCGGTGGTGAAACGCGAGGCGCCTTCCTTCTCCAGAACCTGAACAGCGGCATCCAGAATGGCCGTCACCAGGTCGTTGGAGCGCGCCTGTTTCGGCTCCTTGCGCGTGGAAATACGCGGGCTGCGGCGTTCGGGCATGGGGCTCTCCGGCAATGCGAATAGTGGAATATGACGAATTCGTCGCATTCTAGTCGGGCGCTTTTTCGCACTCAATCCTCTATCCGGAGACCACCATGACGACCCTCACTTCTGCCCCCGTGGCGCCCCTGCTGCAACGCCTCTTCGAGGAAGCTGATGCGGCATCTCCCCAGTCCAGCCCGGCCTTCGCCAATCTCGACCAGGCTGCGCTGACGCGCCTGATGCAGAGCAAGACCGAGTACCGGGAGCTCTACGGCCAGCTCAGGGACCAGCCGCTGCCCGTCTCGCGGGAAACCGGTGCGCTGCTGTACATGCTGGCGCGCAGCATCGGCGCCAGGCACATCGTCGAATTCGGCACTTCCTACGGTATCTCCACGCTGCACCTGGCGGCGGCCTTGCGCGACAACGGCGGCGGCCGCCTGATCACCAGTGAGTTCGAGCCTTCGAAAGTGGCACGCGCCCAGGCCAACCTGGTCGCCGGTGGCGTGGCCGACCTGGTGGAAATCCGCGAGGGCGATGCACTGCAGACCCTGGCCCGCGATCTGCCCGAAAGCATCGACCTGCTGCTTCTCGACGGCGCCAAGGCGCTCTACCCGGAAATCCTCGCGCGGGTGGAGAGCCGCCTGCGCCCCGGTGCGCTGGTCATCGCCGACAATGCCGATTACTGCCCCGAGTACCTGGCGGAGGTGCGCCTGCCGGGCGGGCGCTACCTGTCGATTCCGTTTGCCGATGACGTGGAATTGTCCATGCGCCTGGGTTGAAGCTGCGCTGTCTAGAGCTGGGGCTGGACCACCGGCGCGT harbors:
- a CDS encoding nucleobase:cation symporter-2 family protein; its protein translation is MNDRSAVASAGARPEDENLGIGANLAYGLQHVLTMYGGIVAVPLILGQAAGLSPSEIGLLIAASLFAGGLATLLQTLGIPFFGSQMPLVQGVSFAGVATMIAILGGGYEGGGMPAVLGAVMAASFIGFLITPIFSRITKFFPPMVTGIVITTIGLTLMPVAARWAMGGNPKAPDFGSMANIGLAALTLVIVLLLSKLGSASISRLSILLAMVIGTVIAAALGMTDFSRVAEGPMVAFPSIFHFGLPTFHIAAIISMLIVIMVTLVETSADILAVGEIIGTKVDSKRLGNGLRADMASSILAPIFGSFTQSAFAQNVGLVAVTGVKSRYVVATGGLILVTLGLLPVMGRVIAAVPSSVLGGAGVVLFGTVAASGIRTLSKVDYRNNMNLIIVATSIGFGMIPIAAPSFYEHFPSWFATIFHSGISSAAIMAIGLNLLFNHFKTGNSDQQSVFVAAEERTLRYRDIAALNEGDYFQNGKLFDAEGNEVPVIVDDHDHDEHHAPATRPLKRETVNSSA
- a CDS encoding LysR substrate-binding domain-containing protein, with translation MALPPLHSFRVFESVARLGSLAAAAVELHVTTGAVSQQVKALQAGLGVELFEKRGRQLVLTASGRALQKSVASAMDEIGGAVLALQAGGRPDEERVDICLSIPPAEGVEWLTRPLLRFMEESNSVRVSVITAPGMPQVDWRRADVAVIYGTPPWSGVWWRLLHGIRMTPVCSPQYLRGPLAIVEAADLARHRLLHEDDGSQWQQWLAEAGHSRGGAEDIHFEDFGMVLQAARDGFGVALSDETVSQRDLDEGRLVRPLPISVAAVHNYYVVCPEAKRERPEVRAFIEWLLSVGE
- a CDS encoding MBL fold metallo-hydrolase — its product is MRTLIKALALASTTLLGAPFAATAAEAPKAGAPKADTLKVEKAAFVVHKLTDFLYAIGEPNYYQKNYSYLLVGSDHALMFDSGANQKEDITQVARQITDKPLSVLPSHLHFDHLGGLHNFQSIYLVDTPFTAKFRRADGLYQVPEPVYLGNIDHMTLAPFKVSRLVKPDEVIDLGGLKLRLLSMPGHTPDEVALFDEAHNILLSGDHLYPSWLLAGNLKDYVASLDATLKVINPQTTLYGAHADEDPSKVPAMTYADVVAVRDKMQQIQAGRAKGEAFSDPELIRSSELYKVEKDISILTDIQFTDGRGYGY
- a CDS encoding B3/4 domain-containing protein translates to MHPVTPRIDPAIASIAPGFRALSITVEAAPIRHPAVAEQALQRACAALLAGEPAWAEAHLAAWAEVFRRFGAKPQRTPCSAEALRKRVLRDGSLPVIDPVVDLYNAISVQFAIPVGGENLAAYAGTPRLVIADGNELFDTMKDGAPAHESPDAGEVVWRDDLGVTCRRWNWRQGVRTRLDAEAQQMWFILESLPEMPLEALREAGDLLIVGLQEMMPGAKAEAQLVECRG
- a CDS encoding TetR family transcriptional regulator, whose translation is MPERRSPRISTRKEPKQARSNDLVTAILDAAVQVLEKEGASRFTTARVAERAGVSVGSLYQYFPNKAAILFRLQSDEWRQTTEMLRGLLADETQEPLQRLRNLVHAFIRSECEEARMRIALSDAAPLYRDAPEAREAKAAGEGIFQAFIAEALPLAPEAQRTLACELITTTLGSVGKQFSESPRSAEQIDAFSDAMADMFCAYLKSLMQ
- a CDS encoding O-methyltransferase, which codes for MTTLTSAPVAPLLQRLFEEADAASPQSSPAFANLDQAALTRLMQSKTEYRELYGQLRDQPLPVSRETGALLYMLARSIGARHIVEFGTSYGISTLHLAAALRDNGGGRLITSEFEPSKVARAQANLVAGGVADLVEIREGDALQTLARDLPESIDLLLLDGAKALYPEILARVESRLRPGALVIADNADYCPEYLAEVRLPGGRYLSIPFADDVELSMRLG